The genomic segment TCGAAGTGCTATTGGCGGGCTTGCCTGGAACGGCGGGTCAGGGCTACCGCCCGGCCAGCCGCTCCGGCAACATCAGGATCGCCTCGCGGTTGCTCCACGAGAAGCAACGCTCTGCCGCTTCGCGCCAGGGCAGCCAGCAGTACGCCCGATGTTCGCCGGCTGCCAACCGCACGGCGTCGGTCGCCACCCTCTGCAGCGAGTATACGTGCTCGGTGTTGTAACGCACGCCGGGTGCGTAGCGGTGCCGCCACTCGGCGAAGATCTCGTAGCGGTTGCTCAACCGCCAGTCGCACAGCTCTGCGGCCACTGCCTCGATCCCCGTCTCCTCGTTGACTTCCCGCACGGCGGTCGCCAGAAGTTCCTCGCCGGCCTCCTGACTGCCGGTGACCGACTGCCAGTAACCGCGGTGCGCGGCACGCTCCAGCAGCAGTACCTGCAGGTCGGCCGTATGGATGACGACCAGCACCGATACCGGCCGCTTGAAGCGACTCATCCCGTCGCGGCGAAGACAGCCAGCGCGGTTGCCTGCGCATCGAAGAAGATCCACATCGGATATCCCAGGGCCCGCCACTCGGCGACGGCCACGGCAAGAACCTCCCCGAGCACGGCAAAGCCCTCGGGCTCGCGCACGAGGAATGGCCCGGCATGGTCGATGAAGAGCACGTAACCGGCCGCCTCCACCCAGGAAAGATCGGTCAGACAATCCTTGAGTGCGTCGAGGTTGTGTCCGTACCAGCCCGGAAAGTCGAGATCGTCGCCAAGCCTGGCGAGCACCTCGTCGAGGCGCGAACAGTCGGCAAGACTCACTTCGAAGCAGGCAAAGCCGGCTTCTGCGGCGGCGCGCCCGACCGCCTCACGGCAATGCGCAGGCAGCTGGAAGACGCCGGCGGCGTTCGCGTCTTCAAGGACAGCGAGCAACTCATCGAGGCTCATGGCTGTTCGCGTATCCTGCGGAAGCTGAGATAGTGGTCGGCAGTATAGTAGTACTCGCCGGAACGGGCAACGTCACCACCGCGGCCGCCGCCGGCAATGATGCGCCGGGCCCCCCGATCACGCCGGCCGGGCGTCGGCACCGTGTACTCGCGATAGTAGCCGCGCGGCTGCAGCGGCAGGCGCTTCTCGAAGTTGCCGAAAACGCTGCCATCCTTGTGCGGGTAGGGAAAGGGCCCGCCCTGACGGATCAGCAGCAGGGTGTGTCTGGCCTCGGGAGGCAGTTCGCCAAGCGCGATGCTGCCCATCTCGCGACTGTCGCGCGCCGCCACCGTGCCGGCAAGACAGCAGCCGGCGATCGCCAGTACGAGCAGCCGGACGACGGCCAGGATTCTCGCCATCGCCACGACCTAGGCCTTGCCGATCTCCACCTGCGTGTCGACCCTCTGGCGCAGACGAATGTGCAGTTCCCGCAGCTGTTTCTCATCGACACTGCTCGGTGCATCGGTGAGCAGGCATTGCGCCCTTTGCGTCTTCGGGAAGGCAATGACGTCGCGGATCGACTCGGCGCCGGCCATCATCGTGACGATGCGGTCGAGTCCGAACGCCAAGCCGCCGTGCGGTGGCGCGCCGTACTGCAGGGCCGCAAGCAGGAAGCCGAACTTGGACTGAGCCTCGTCGTCGGCAATGCCAAGCGCCTTGAACACCTGTTCCTGGACCTCGGCGCGGTGGATCCTGACCGAGCCACCACCGAGTTCCGAGCCGTTGAGCGCCAGATCGTAGGCCTTGGCGAGGCAACGCCCCGGGTCGCTGGCGAGCAGCCCGAGGTGCTCGTCCTTCGGGCTGGTGAACGGATGATGGCAGGCATTCCAGCGGCGCGCCTCGTCATCGTACTCGAACATCGGAAAGTCGACGATCCACACCGGCTCCCATGCGTTTCCGTTCACGAAACCCTTTTCGTGACCGATGCGGACGCGCAGCGCGCCAAGTGCATCGTCGACCACCTTGCGCCGGTCAGCGCCGAAGAAGATCAGATCACCGGAGGTGGCACCGGTGCGCTCGATGATGGCCTGCAGGGCGGCAGCGTGCAGGTTCTTGACGATCGGCGACTGCAAGCCGGTCTCGTTCAGCTGGCTGACGTCATTGACCTTGATATAGGCGAGACCACGCGCGCCGTAGATGCCGACGAACTGGGTATAGGCGTCGATCTCGCCACGCGTCAGGCTGGCGCCGCCGGGAACCCGCAGCGCAGCGATGCGGCCGCCCTCACTGTTGGCGACATTGGCGAAGACCTTGAACGGCACATCCCGAAGTACGTCCGAAACCTCGACCAGCTCGAGGGTCACCCGCAGGTCCGGCTTGTCGGAGCCGTAACGCAGCATCGCTTCGTGGTGACTGAGGCGAGGGAAGGGCCTGGGCAACTCCACCGCCATCACCTCGGCGAATACCGTGCGAATCAGTTCCTCCATCAGCCCGATGATCTCGCCCTCGTCCATGAACGAGGTCTCGATATCGACCTGGGTGAACTCCGGCTGCCGGTCGGCACGCAGGTCCTCATCGCGGAAGCACTTGGTGATCTGGTAATAGCGGTCGAAGCCGGCAACCATCAGCAATTGCTTGAAGAGCTGTGGCGATTGCGGCAAGGCGAAGAACTGGCCGGGATGGACCCGCGACGGAACCAAGTAGTCACGGGCGCCTTCAGGCGTGCTCCTGGTCAGCATCGGCGTCTCGATGTCGATGAAGCCGGCATCGTCGAGAAAGCGTCGGAAGGCGCGCGCCGTGCGGTAACGCAACTGCATGTTCGTCTGCATCTGCGGCCGCCGCAGATCGATCACGCGGTGCAGGAGGCGAGTGTTCTCCGACAGGTTCTCTTCGTCGAGCTGGAACGGTGGCGTCAGCGAGGGGTTGAGAACCTCCATCTCGTGGCAGAGGATCTCGATCTCGCCGCTCGCGATGTTGGCATTCACCGTGCCGGGCGGCCGGGCGCGGACGCGGCCCCGGACGCGCAGGCAGAATTCGTTGCGCACGGACTCGGCAGTGCGGAACATCTCCGCGCGGTCGGGATCGCAGACCACCTGGGCAATGCCTGCGCGATCACGCAGGTCAACGAAGATCACGCCGCCATGGTCGCGACGCCGGTGAGCCCAGCCGCAAAGGGTGACTTCCTGGTCGATGAGCCGTGCATCGACTTGCCCACAGTAATGTGTTCGCATGCTCTGATCCGTTTCAGCTGTTGCGGTTGATCGTCAGGCCGCTGGCAATGCCGGCGACGTCTGGCCGTGGTTGCGGAGCCACGACGCCCATCGAGATGACATACTTGAGCGCCGTGTCAACGCTCATATCGAGTTCGACGACCTCGCTTCGAGGCAACATGAGGAAAAAACCCGAAGTGGGATTCGGCGTCGTCGGTACGTAGACGCTGATGTACTCACCAGCCAGATGCCGCTCCATCTCGCCGCCGGGGCGGCCAGTGAGAAAGGCGATGGTCCATGCGCCGCGGCGCGGGTACTCGATCAGCAGCGCCTTGCGGAAGGCGTTGCCCGACGACGAAAAAAGGGTGTCCGAAACCTGCTTGACACTGTTGTAGATCGAATTGACGACCGGGATCCGCGCCAGCAAGCTTTCCCACCAGGCCACGAGCCGCTGGCCGATGAAATTGGCAGCGATGATACCGGTCAGCAGGATGATCAGCAAGGTCAGGATCGCCCCGCTGCCGGGAATGTCGAAGCCGAGAACGCTGCGTGGATGGACCACTGCCGGCAACAGGTGGAGCGACTGATCCATGGTGCCGATGATCATCGTGAGCACCCAGGCGGTGATCGCCAACGGCACCCAGATCAACAGACCGGTGATGAAATAGCGCTTGATCAGTTGCCGGCGCACGCGTTGGCTCCGTCGGTGCTGGTGGCCGTCGGCGCTGGCGCGGCAGTCTTGTCAGCAGCAGGCGCCCCGTCACCGGCAGCCGCTGTCGCTTCGCTGGCGGCGGATGTCTCCTTGCTCGACGGCTGCTTCTGGCCGCCCTTGAAGTCGGTGACGTACCAGCCGCTGCCCTTCAATTGAAAGCCGGCGGCGGTCAGCTGCTTGACATAGGTCGCCTGGCCACACGCCGGACAGTTCTCGAGGGCCGGGTCGCTGAGTTTTTGCAGGTGGTCGTTCGCAAAGCCACAGGAAGCACACCGATAGGCATAGATGGGCATGACTAACCTTCAGAAAGAACAGGGAAAAGCGTGATTATACGCGATCGCCGGGAGGATCGGCAGCACCCCGGCCGAGCCTACCCCCACCCGCCCGGGCTCTGCAAGCGGAACGAGCGGCACTGGTGGCCGGTGGCTGCACCGCGGACAAGCTGTCGCTGCCGCCTTGGCGGGAGCGCTGCCGATCTGGCGCCGCTGAAGGTCTTCCAGCGCCGGCAGCTGATGTTATTCTCTGCTTGCGGCAATCGCCTGCCATCTCGCGGCAGGACGGGTCGGAGGAGCCCGACGACGCCGCTCGTAGGCCGGCGCCACGGTTGGCGCGCCGCAAGCCGCCAGTCGGCCGGCCGCAGCAGAGCGACCCGCCACACGTTCCGGGTCGGCCCCACCGGCGGCGCGGCACGGTCGGCCGAGATCTCAGCCAGAGGAGGGTAGAGGAATGAGCCACAATGACAGCGGGCAAGCCGAGCACCCGGCGAGCCACTTCCCCGTCATCCGCAGCGTCGATGCCGCGGCGATCCCTCGCTGGCTCGGGGCCGGTTGGCGTGACTGCCGCAGGGCGGGGGGCGCGAGCGTTTTCTACGGGGTCTGTTTCGCCGCCGCGGGCTGGTTGATGTACTTCGTGTTCGCCGAAGCCTACGCGCTCTTTGCCGGGCTGACGACCGGCTTTCTGTTGGTCGGTCCTTTCCTCGCGATCGGATTGTACGACCTCAGTCGCCGCATCGAACGTGGTGAATCGCCCCGACTGGTACCGACACTGGCTGCCTGGCGGCCCAATCTCCCCAACGTCGGCCTGTTCGCAGCCCTGTTGACGATCGTCCTGCTGATCTGGGCACGCGCGTCGATGGTCGTTTTCGCGCTTTTCTTCACCGGCGGTCTGCCAACCTTTGCCGACGTCGTGCGCAGCGTCCTGACCTTCGAGCAACCCGAGTTCTCACTCGTCTATTTCGCGGTCGGCGGCTTCTTCGCTGCCTTCGTTTTCGCCATTGGAGCGATTTCGCTGCCGCTGATGTTCGATCGCAAGACGGATGCGGTGACCGCGGCCATCGCCAGCCTTGTCGTCTGTGGCCGCAACCCGGGGCCGATGCTGCTGTGGGCCGGCAGCATCGTGCTCTTGGTCGGGATCGGTTTTGCGACGCTGTTCACCGGCCTGGTCATCGCCACGCCGCTGGTTGGCCATGCCACTTGGCATGCCTACCGCGAACTGGTCGCCGAACATGAGGACGAGGCTCTGGCAACGCCATGAGGCGGTCGTCCGGTCATCGCGGCAAAAACCGCGTGCCTGTCATGCCGCACTGCTGGCTGCGGGCGAGCAATGGCGGCTGGCAGCGAGCCTTGGCTGGCACGGGGATCACGAAGGGCAGGCTTTCAGTGCAGGTGGCAGGCGCCGGGCCCGTCCGGGTGTCCGCAACTGCCGCAGGGCGCCGGCAGATCGCTGCGTCTGGTCGGAACAGCGCTGGCGGAATTGAAGGCCGACAGCTTCTTGCGCAGGTCGGTACTGCTACATTGCGGGCAGTGCGGCGGCGGCGACGACTGGCGCACGAGCTTCTCGAACTCCTGCCCGCAGGCAACGCACTCGTATTCGAAGATGGGCATGGTGTCGATCCTCCCAAAGGTGCCGAGGGTCTCGGCGGTCCGCGAAGTTGCGGGTAGCCAAGGCAAGCGGCACATGCTACCAGCTTTCGCCCTGCGTGCGGATGAGGCGCGGCGCCGGCGGTCGAACGATTTCGCGGAGTATGTGCCGGGGCGCGGACAGCTGGTCGGCACCTGCTGCCAAAGGTTCCAAGGAGAGTGAATTTCGGCGTCGAACTCGCCCGTCAGCATGTCCCCGCTCCTGCTTGTCAGGGCCGTCCCGGCGGCACGGATTCGCATTGTTTCAATGGCTCTGCAGGTTGCCAGCCGTCAGCGGCAGGTCATGAGCGCGACCGCCGACCGCAAGCCGCGACGTGCTTGACAGGCGCGCGCCGGGTGACGGAAACTGCCGGGCGCGCGGTGTGCCCGCCTACGCGCTTGGGCACGCCGTCGTACCGCCCTTCGTGCACCGGAGACGACAAGAATGAAGATCAAGACGCTTCTCTGGAGCGGTTTCGCGGCGGTCTCCATCATGATGGCCGCTCTCGTCGTGACTGCGACGGTGCAGATGAACCTGATCGACAGGCACGTCGACAACATCGTCCGCGCCGCCCGTAACGAGTCGTTGGCGCGCGACATCGCAGCGCAGGTCAACAGCATGCGCCGCTACCAGCTCAATGCGCTGGTGGTGACCGCCGACGAGCGCGACCAGGAGTTGGAACGCGTGACGACGGCGGGCAGGGAGGCTTCCCGTCTCGCCGAAGATCTCGAGAAGACGCAACGCAACCCGGAAACGAGGCAGCTCGCGGGCCGCATGCGCGAACTCAGCGACCGCTACGCGCAAGGCAACGAACGGGTGAAGTCGCTGGCCAGGGAGGGCCAGATCGATGCCGTGCGTTCCCTGGTCCAAGGCGAGGCACGCTCGCTGCAGCGCGAACTGGCAGGCGAGAGCGAGAGGTTCATCCAGGTTCAGCAGGACCGCAAGATTCAGGCCGAAAAGGCTGCAGCCGAGGCGCAGTCGCTGGCGGAGCGACTGATGCTGGCGCTGCTCGCCGTGGCACTGCTGCTGGCCATCGGCGTCGCTTTCCTGGTCACTCGCCGGATAACCGGCCAGCTCGGAGGCGAACCGGAGTGGGCACGACAGTTGGTCGAGCGCATTGCCGGCGGCGACGTGAGCCAGGACCTCACGCTGTTGACGGGCGACACGCAGAGCGTGATGGCCCATCAGCAGCGGATGCAGGTACGGCTGCGGGCGATGCTGAAAGACGTTTCCACGACGGCCGCCAGCACGCAGCAGGCGGTGCAGTCGCTGGTCGCTTCGGCACAGCAGGTTGCACAAGCTTCGCACTCGAGTAGCGACTCCGCGGCGTCGATGGCAGCGGTGGTCGAGGAAATGTCGGTCAGTATCAGCGAGGTGACCGACAACGCCCGCGCCGCACTCAAAACGGCGAGCACCGCTTCCGGTCTTGCGGATGCCGGCAGGGACGTGATCGAACAGGCGACGGACGAAATCAACCGCATCGCCGATACCGTTCGCCAGACCTCGAAGGCGATGCACGCCCTCGACGAGAGCTCGGCGAAGATCTCGACGGTCGTACAGGTAATCAAGGAAGTAGCTGATCAGACCAATCTTCTGGCATTGAACGCGGCCATCGAGGCCGCACGCGCTGGCGAGTCGGGCCGCGGTTTTGCGGTGGTCGCCGACGAAGTGCGCAAACTAGCCGAGCGCACGGGCAGGGCAACCAGCGAAATCAACGCGATGGTGATGCAGATCCAGGAGGAGACACGCAATTCCCTGTTTTCGATGGCGACCGCCGTCCAGCAGGTCGACCAGGGGGTCGCACTGGCCGGCACCGCTGGCGAGGCCATCCGCAACATCCGCGCCAGTGTCGAACAGCTCGTGGCCGCGGTCAGCGAAATCGGCAACGCGATCGCCGAACAATCCGTCGCAAGCCAGGAGATCGCCCGCCGGGTGGAGCAGGTGGCACAGTCCGCCGAGGAGGACAGCTCCGCCGCCGAGCAGACTGCCGCCGCAGCGAAGCAACTCCAAGGGTTGGCAAACGGTCTGGGCAACTCGGTGGCCCAGTTCCGGATCTGAACCAGGAGTTGCGTCAGGGGCAACCGCCAATCCGAGCGGCGAGATCCGTTCTCACGCCGCGAACAGCGGCTGGCCCCAGAGCGCCCAGACGGCGACGGCGGCCCAGGCCGCCAACGTCGCCGCCAGGTTGAAACCGGCGTTGTTCTGGCGAAACAGCCGCCAGTTCCAGTAGCCGACCGGTTCGCCGGTGGCCGGCCAGGCGGGCAGGAAGCGGCGTACGGTCGTGCAGTAATGCTCGTAGGCGGTGCCGAAGATCGGCCGCAGATGCGCCTCCTCACGCTGCACGCGCGCGTCCATGTAGAGCCAGTAGATGATCGTGTAGGCGAGCAGGATCCAGACGCTCGCCAAGAGCATCAGGAAGCCGAGAAGGATAAAGAAGCGACCCAGGTACATCGGGTTGCGTACCATCGTGTACGGACCACGGGCGGTGAGCGTCGAGTTCTTGTCGAGCGAGGCGAAACACCAGAGCTGGATGAACTCGCCACACATCGAGACGACGAAGCCCGGCAGCAACCAGTCGCTGCGCACGAACTGGGCGACGACGATCATGCCAAGAATGACGATTGGCGCCCGCAGGCGTACCAGAAGGCGGCGCAAACCGGGATGGTGGAAGAGTCCGTTCGAGGTTTCCTTCATTCCTAGCCTTTCATGAGCTCGGTTCGCGGCGACTGGCGCGCCGCCTCTTGCTCAAGCCAAAATAGCCGCGCGGCAACCATAATTTGCGCCAACGGTTGCTGCGTTCGAAACGGGCGCGCCGTTCGCGATCCATCGCCTGTGGTTGCCATGCGGCCCACTTCTTGTAGACACCGGCCATGTCCAGTTCTTCGAGCAATCGCCGCAGGCGGGACGGCATCCATGTCGTCGACACACTCGCCTGAAAGTCGATGATGCCCGGAGCTCCGTCCGGCAGCATCAGCAGATTGCCGGCACCCCGCGTGTCGAGATGGACGACGCCACGCGAATGGACAGCCTCGAGCAACGCTTCGAGGTGCTCGAGATAGCCTGGAGTGATCAGCGCGCGGTCGATCTTCGCCAGGCTACGGCCGGGGACGAAGCGTGCTGCAATGGCATGGGCATCGATCCTGAAGGCATCGGCCGGCGTTCCCGAGATCCCCCGGAGGCGCTGCAGGGCCCGCAGCTCCCGCCGCAGCAACAGACGACCGAGGGTATTCCGCACCCACCAGGAGCGACTGGCAAAATCCTTGACTGTCCACTCCTCACCGGCAATCGCGACCATGACTGTCCACTCCTCACCGGCAATCGCGACCCGTTCTACGCGCGCGTTGGCCCAGCGGCCATCGCGCAGCAGCGTGCGTTCGGCCCGGATCAGATCGGCACGCTCGAAGGCGCGAGCGTTGGCGGCTACAATGCGGTTCATGGGTTGTGGCAGTGCCCGCAAGGGGGCATCGCCTCGTCAATCCAGCGAATGGAAAATCGGGGAAGCCGCCTCCGACATCGCCAGCGGAGCAGCTCTGCAATGACGGAATCGCGAGATTATCCCGAATCCTGCTGGCCGCAGTCAAACTGCGGCCAGCCGCAGGACGATACCGCGACCCCCAAGTCGCGTTGCGTTCAGGCGTCTGACACTACAATGGCGCTCAACGCGACACGACTGACCGCGGCGAACGGATGCAGACAGCGGGGTAGTCGCGAGGGGGCACGGATGACAAGTTGCAGACAAGAGGAGCGATCGCCATGGTTTCGGTCAACGATCTCGGACAGCCGGTTGGCGGGCGGCTCGTCGGCTGGCGGGTCCCCGCGCATCCTCCTTGGCGCGAGCTTGCGGGCAATCGGGTCCGCCTCGAGCCACTTGCTGCCGAACGGCATGCGGCGAGCCTGCATGCCGCCAATCGCCTCGACAGCCGGGGTCAAAACTGGACCTACCTCGGTTATGGTCCGTTTGCTGAGGTGGACGACTACGCCGCATGGATCGACACCTACTGCCGCGGCCCGGACCCTCTGTTCTATGCCATCGTTGAACAGGATTCCGATCTCGCAACCGGCGTCGCGAGTTACCTGCGGATCACGCCGCCCAGCGGTACGATCGAGATCGGCCACATCAACTTCTCGCCGCGCCTGCAGCGCACGGCCGGTGCCACCGAGGCGATCTACTTGCTGCTCAGACAGGCGTTCGACCTGGGCTACCGCCGCTGCGAGTGGAAGTGCGATGCACTAAACTCCGCTTCGCGTGCCGCCGCGCTGCGATTGGGACTGTCGTTCGAGGGAATCCACCGCCAGGCCGCCGTGGTCAAGGGTCGTAACCGGGACACCGCCTGGTACGCAGCGATCGATCGCGAATGGCCCGCTCTGGCCGTAGCCTTCGAGCGTTGGCTCGACAGCAGCAATTTCGACAGCACAGGGCGACAGCGTCCCTCCCTTTCAGTACTCACGCGACAGGCGCGGCGCGTCGTGATGGCCGCGGACGACCCTCTCGGTGACCTTTCGGATCGATTGCTGCCGCCGTGAAGCCCGGCGAGCACAAAGCACGCGGCCAGCTGCACGACACACCGGCAGCCGGCTCGGTGGCGTGGGCGACGGACAAGCGCGCCGGCCGGTCAGCGATCAGGCCTCAGCTTTGCGTTGCCCGCGTCATTTCGCGCTTTCCTGGCGGGCCGGGCAGCCTCTCCACCGTCAGGCCGACCGAGCGCAGGTGTCTGCGAACCTCGCCTTTGGCGCAATAGGTGACCAGCACGGCGCCGGGACTCATGCAGCCCGCCAGTTTGGCAAAGACGTCGCGGGTCCACAGTTCGGGCTGTACTGCCGGCGAAAACGCGTCGTGATAGACCAGATCGAAGTGGCCTTCCGGTTCGAAATCGCTGAAACAGCAACCCAGTTTAAGCAAGTTGAAGTGTTCATCGATCCGCTGCGGCACTTCCCAGCCGCAGCGGTGAATGGTCTCGAAAACGGCGCGCGCGTCAACCTCGGGCAACCGCTCTGGGTAGTTGAGCCTTCCGACACACTGCTCGTCCAGCGGATAGGGCTCCAGTGCCGTATAGGCCACCTGCAGGAGCCCAGAGCGGCTGCGCGCCCAAGTCAGCAGGGCGTTGAGCCCGGTACCGAAACCGACTTCCAGCACCCGCAGCGCAGGCCGCGGCAGGTGCGCGGCGGCGCCGTAGCCGCTGCCGATGAAGACGTGCAGCGACTCCTGGAGCGCGCCATGCGAAGAGTGGTAGTGCTCGTCGAACGTCGGCAGGTAAAGCGAATGCGAACCGTCGTCCGTCGCCACCAGCTGCCGTTCGCCAAAGGGCGCCTCAGGCATCGCCTTCAGGTTGGGAGCAAAGCAAAAGCCCTCGCCACGTGTGTGGTGAGGGCTTTTGTTGTGGTTGGGGAGCCTGGCGGTGACCTACTTTCACACATGGGAGATGCACTATCATCGGCGTACCTTCGTTTCACGGTCCTGTTCGGGATGGGAAGGGGTGGGTCCAAAGGGCTATGGCCGCCAAGCGTAACGGGTATGTCCGCGGTGGGTTGCGGACGCAAGGGAGGAAGAAGGGGTTGTGATGTGTTGAGTTGCTGCGCAAGGTTATAGGATCAAGCCGCACGGGCGATTAGTACTGGTTAGCTGAACGCATTGCTGCGCTTCCACATCCAGCCTATCAACGTGGTGGTCTACCACGACCCTTGAGGGGGATCGAGTCCCCGGGGAAATCTCATCTTAAGGCGAGTTTCACGCTTAGATGCTTTCAGCGTTTATCTCTTCCGAACTTAGCTACCCGGCGATACGACTGGCGTCATAACCGGTACACCAGAGGTTCGTCCACTCCGGTCCTCTCGTACTAGGAGCAGCCCCCTTCAAATTTCCAGCGCCCACGGCAGATAGGGACCAAACTGTCTCACGACGTTTTAAACCCAGCTCACGTACCACTTTAAATGGCGAACAGCCATACCCTTGGGACCGACTACAGCCCCAGGATGTGATGAGCCGACATCGAGGTGCCAAACACCGCCGTCGATATGAACTCTTGGGCGGTATAAGCCTGTTATCCCCAGAGTACCTTTTATCCGTTGAGCGATGGCCCTTCCATACAGAACCACCGGATCACTATGACCTACTTTCGTACCTGCTCGACGTGTGGGTCTCGCAGTCAAGCACGCTTTTGCCATTGCACTATCAGCACGATTTCCGACCGTACCTAGCGTACCTTCGTACTCCTCCGTTACACTTTAGGAGGAGACCGCCCCAGTCAAACTGCCTACCATGCACGGTCCCAGACCCGGATTCACGGGCCGTGGTTAGAACCTCAAACAAACCAGGGTGGTATTTCAAGGTCGGCTCCACCAGGACTAGCGTCCCGGATTCACAGCCTCCCACCTATCCTACACAAGTCGGTTCAAAGTCCAATGCAAAGCTACAGTAAAGGTTCATGGGGTCTTTCCGTCTAACCGCGGGGAGATTGCATCTTCACAACCACTTCAACTTCGCTGAGTCTCAGGAGGAGACAGTGTGGCCATCGTTACGCCATTCGTGCAGGTCGGAACTTACCCGACAAGGAATTTCGCTACCTTAGGACCGTTATAGTTACGGCCGCCGTTTACCGGGGCTTCGATCAAGAGCTCTCACTCCATCACTTAACCTTCCGGCACCGGGCAGGCGTCACACCCTATACGTCCACTTTCGTGTTTGCAGAGTGCTGTGTTTTTATTAAACAGTCGCAGCCACCATTTCACTGCAACCCTTTCAGCCTTCACCCGCGAGGGGCTACAACCTATCAGGGCGCACCTTTTCCCGAAGTTACGGTGCTAATTTGCCGAGTTCCTTCTCCTGAGTTCTCTCAAGCGCCTTAGAATTCTCATCCTGCCCACCTGTGTCGGTTTGCGGTACGGTCTCCTTGTAACTGAAGCTTAGAGGCTTTTCTTGGAAGCATGGTATCAATCACTTCGCGGTCAGAGACCACTCGTTGTCACGCCTCGGCATTGACCCCCCGGATTTGCCTAAGGGACCTGCCTACACGCTTGAACCGGGACGTCCAACACCCGGCTGACCTAACCTTCTCCGTCCCCCCATCGCATTACAAAGAGGTACAGGAATATTAACCCGTTTCCCATCGACTACGCTTTTCAGCCTCGCCTTAGGGGCCGACTCACCCTGCGCCGATGAACGTTGCGCAGGAAACCTTGGGCTTTCGGCGAGGGAGCTTTTCACTCCCTTTATCGCTACTCATGTCAGCATTCGCACTTCTGATACCTCCAGCATCCCTCTCGAGACACCTTCAACGGCCTACAGAACGCTCTCCTACCATATCCTTGCGGATATCCGCGAT from the Accumulibacter sp. genome contains:
- a CDS encoding methyltransferase family protein, with product MKETSNGLFHHPGLRRLLVRLRAPIVILGMIVVAQFVRSDWLLPGFVVSMCGEFIQLWCFASLDKNSTLTARGPYTMVRNPMYLGRFFILLGFLMLLASVWILLAYTIIYWLYMDARVQREEAHLRPIFGTAYEHYCTTVRRFLPAWPATGEPVGYWNWRLFRQNNAGFNLAATLAAWAAVAVWALWGQPLFAA
- a CDS encoding GNAT family N-acetyltransferase, which codes for MVSVNDLGQPVGGRLVGWRVPAHPPWRELAGNRVRLEPLAAERHAASLHAANRLDSRGQNWTYLGYGPFAEVDDYAAWIDTYCRGPDPLFYAIVEQDSDLATGVASYLRITPPSGTIEIGHINFSPRLQRTAGATEAIYLLLRQAFDLGYRRCEWKCDALNSASRAAALRLGLSFEGIHRQAAVVKGRNRDTAWYAAIDREWPALAVAFERWLDSSNFDSTGRQRPSLSVLTRQARRVVMAADDPLGDLSDRLLPP
- the mnmD gene encoding tRNA (5-methylaminomethyl-2-thiouridine)(34)-methyltransferase MnmD yields the protein MPEAPFGERQLVATDDGSHSLYLPTFDEHYHSSHGALQESLHVFIGSGYGAAAHLPRPALRVLEVGFGTGLNALLTWARSRSGLLQVAYTALEPYPLDEQCVGRLNYPERLPEVDARAVFETIHRCGWEVPQRIDEHFNLLKLGCCFSDFEPEGHFDLVYHDAFSPAVQPELWTRDVFAKLAGCMSPGAVLVTYCAKGEVRRHLRSVGLTVERLPGPPGKREMTRATQS